The Loxodonta africana isolate mLoxAfr1 chromosome 1, mLoxAfr1.hap2, whole genome shotgun sequence genomic sequence ggaaccagactgccacatttttttcccactgagtggctggtggggtcaaactgccagccttttgcttcACAGCCAAGCAGCTTAACCACTTTTTTAACAGAGCTGCTTCAGTTGAATACAGAAGCAGCTTAAAGCTTCTGTTTGATATTCTCTGAAAATGTAAGATACCCTAAAGATTGAATACTTACTGCAAAGCGTTGCTGTGAGCCATAAGCGAGTTTGTGAATATAAAAGCGGAGCATGGTTAGTAGGGTGCTTCTCCACTCTCTGCATCTTTGCAGTTGATTTGTTAAATGTGTGTCATAATCTTTGTAGTCGAATTAGATTTCATGAACAATTGTTCAGCCATTTTCAGATATTTAGCATGTGAAGAGAAGTCTCACAGGGGGATGGGATCCTGGTGCCCTGCTATCATTGGGAAGGGCTGTTCCTTAGAGATCTCTGGGTACTGAAGTTTTTGTTAGCAGAGAGCCAGGAAAGGCAGCTACCTCTTGGTGACAGACCTAAAGCTTGGAGGTGGTCCTTTATTAAGAATGAGGGATTGGGGTAATTCTAGGAAATTGGGAGAAGATTAAAGAGGAAAAAGGGAGGCTGAGTATGGGGAGGGGTTCCTCAAAAACGTGGTTAGCTCCAGAATGGTGAAGAATGAAAGTTAACATAAGAAAAGGGTATATACTGACAGGTAGCAGATCTACTGTGGGGCATTTGGTGGTTTAGTAGTAGAAATTTTgacttccatatgggagacctgggtttgattcttggccagTGCACCTCGAGCAGCTACCACCCCTCGCCTGTCAGTgaaggcctgcatgttgctgtgatgctaggcatgcttcagtggagcttccagactaagatggactaggcagacagacctggagatctacttcccacTGCTCTGCCAATGAAtaccctgtagatcacaatggtccaatccacaaccaaccACAGggagggtgcaggactgggcaacatttcattcctttgtgcgtgaagtcaccatgagttggggggccagctaacagcagctaacaatatagatctgcaggaaaccctggtggcgtagtggttaagtgctacggctcctaaccaaagggtcagcagttcacatccgccaggtgctccttggaaactatggggcagttctactctgttctgtagggttgctatgagtcagaatcgacttgacagcactgtttttggttttggtttagttcctgggtggtacaaatggttaagggcttggctgcttactgaaagattggaggttcaagttcacccagccagcatcatcagaagaaaggcctggcgatctacttctgaaaaatcagccattgaaaactctatagcacacggttctactttgacacatggggtggccatggaTCTGAGCCATCTCAGTGGCAGTTGGTGAAACATACACGTATGCGTGTATCCTGCAAAGCTTTTCTGTGCTGTGATTTTTTCCCCTCATTGTTTTGTTGCCACTTTCAGTTTTTTGCTGTATTTTTTAAGGCTAGTGTTCTGCCCTCTTCTACATCAGGATTATAGCTGCCATCCAGGAAGTATTTGGAAACTTGGAGGGGTTAGAGTTGACTTGAAGGTCCCCATGGGTCTTGTTCACAAGGAACTCTTGTCCCACCAAGATGCCAGTTGTCCTGGAACACTTTCAGAGTCTtcagtgtttatttttaaatgcagGTATGAGGCACACTAACAACTTTTCTGTCCAGTGTAGAAATAGATTCTAAattaaataccaaaaaaccaaacccactgctgttgaatcgattctgactcatagtgaccctataggacagagtagaactgccccattgagtttccaaggagtgcatggtggatttgaactgccaaccgtttggttagcagtcgtagcacttaaccactatgccaccagggtttccaagttaatACGGACTACTAAATTAGTTGATCAAATAATTTCAGACTTGAGTCCTTGGAAAACCACCTTTTTGTATCCAAGTGCTGGCTGTGTCCTTAAAGAGGGTGAGTGTAATGATTAAGTTGGCTATCAACTGTTACATAGTCCAGGCCCTTAGGAGAAAGTGATGGTCACTGCAGTGTACTTTTGTGGATAGAGGAGGCCTGAAGAGAACAGCGATCTTGGGGCAGAGAAAAGGGGACCTAACCTCTTGGCAGGCTAGCATCTAGAGTCAGTAAACAGAGCCTTCAAAATCTTTGCTCGACAGCAACTTCTCAGGAGCATGATTATGGAAAAATTTAAAGATTCAAAGGtaaccaaggtgtctatcaacggatgaatgggtaaataaattgtggtatattcacacaatggaatactacgcatcgataaagaacagtgacgaatctctgaaacatttcataacatggaggaatctggaaggcattatgctgagcgaaatgagtcagaggcaaaaggataagtattgtataagaccactattataagatattgagaaatagtaaaaactgagaagaacacatacttttgtggttacgaaggggggagggagggaggaggttttttattgatcaatcagtagataagaactgctttgggtgaagggaaagacaacactcaatacatggaaggtcagcccaattggactggactaaaagcaaagaggtttccgagataaaatgaatgcttccaaggtcagcggagcaagggtgggggtctggggaacatggtttgaggggacttctaagtcaattggcaaaataattctattatgaaaacattctgcatcccactttgaaatgtggcgtctggggtcttaaatgctaacaagcggccatctaagatgcatcaattggtctcaacccacctggagcaaaggaaaatgaagaacaccaaggtcacacgacaactaagaacccaagagacagaaagggccacatgaaccagagacctacatcatcctgagaccagaagaactagttggtgcccggccacaatcgatgtctgccctatcagggagcacaacagaactcctgagggagcaggagatcagtgggatgcagaccccaaattctcataaaaagaccatacttaatggtctgactgcgactagaggaatcccggcggaaatgctccccagaccttctgttggcacaggacaggaaccatccccgaagacaactcatcagacatgaaagggactggtcagcggaggggagagagatgctgatgaagagtgagctaattaaatcaggtggacacttgagagtgtgttggcagctcctgattggaggggggatgggaagatagagagggaagctggcaaaattgtcacaaaacgagagactgaaagggctgactcaatagggggagagcatgtgggagaagggagtaagatgtatgtaaacttacatgtgacagactgattggatttgtaaatgttcaattgaagcttaataaaagttaattaaaaaaattcaaaggtAGAAGGGtataatcaaagcccatggatTTATCATCTGTACCCCTTACCCATTTTGAAGCAAATTTCATGgcattttatctgtaaatattttcgtGAATTTGAGAGAAGCTTAAGACCCCAATCTCTTGTGGACAACCTCCTGATAATTTGGTTTCCTAGGTCATTTTCTTCCAGGGAGAAAATGCCACCCTTTACTATCCAAATCTGGTTGGTGAGTTCAGATGGCAGGGGTGCATGTGTTAGTGTCATGGCACCAGTGTAAGCATTAGTACCTTTCGGGTTTGATTTAGATAGAGTTAGCTCCTAGGACCTGATCATCTCTGGGCACTGACGAATTTGCGATCTTGGCAAACTATGATTATGGGGATGTAGTGGCCTGCCCAAAGAATCGTGGTCCTTAGAGACCTTGAGCAGCCTTTTAACTCGTAAGACCCTGGTCTTGCTCTTTGAATGCTGAAAGCCAGGCCCACTGTCCTCCACAGTGCAGGAATCAGTACTACTCAGTGCAGGAATCAGTACTACTCTTGAGGGGCTGCTGCAGTGTTTGTCAGCCAGCGTTTGTTGACTGCCTCAATGTGGTGGGCAGTGTGAGACCATGTGCTCTCAGGGGCTTATCCTTTACTGGGTTCTCTGTTCATGGCCCAGCCTTGGCCctgaacagaattttttttttcttttcagtggttAGGCTTTATGTCTTACCAAATAGGGAAGGGTGATACGGGATCATGCAAAAGTACTAGATTATTTCAGGCCCTACTTTTATGTGCTTTATGTGCTAAAAGAAAACCAATCAGACCTAATTCTTCCCAAACCTTTCACCTCAGGGTGTGGGGCGAAGATATGCTCACGTGGTGTTGAGGAAAGCAGACATTGACCTCACCAAGAGGGCGGGAGAGCTCACTGAGGATGAGGTGAGGACAGGGAAGGGGGGCGCTGTGGGTTGTGCCTACTTGGGAGGACATCTGGGTCCCCTCTGGATCTGACCCTTGTCCCACCTACCAGGTGGAACGTGTGATCACCATTATGCAGAATCCACGCCAGTACAAGATACCAGACTGGTTCTTGAACAGACAGAAGGatgtgaaagatgggaaatacagTCAGGTTTGTATTGATGGAAGGGAGTTGGGCGGGGGTTGGGGGAAGGTTGGAGGTGGCAGGGGGATGGTCCCCATTAGAATGTAGGtgatcaaggaagaaaaacaaacaccCCTCTTCCTCTGGCAAATCCAGGTCCTGGCCAATGGTCTGGACAACAAACTCCGTGAAGACCTGGAGCGGCTGAAGAAGATTCGGGCCCACAGAGGGCTGCGCCACTTCTGGGGGTGAGTGGGGTGAGGGATCTCATCTCCCTGCCTGCCTCTAAACTTCCATCCTGCATCCTAGTGtccagtcttcctcttttgcttcaTGCTTTTTATGACCTATTAcccttttctttcttacctgcAGCCTTCGTGTTCGAGGCCAGCACACCAAGACTACTGGCCGCCGGGGCCGTACTGTGGGTGTGTCCAAGAAGAAATAAGTCTATAGGCCTTGCTATTAATAAATAGTTTATACACCCGCCTCCTTTgtggttttctccattcttctgCTGACACTGATGGGGAATGTTTGGGTTTGGGGCTGGGTCCGGTCCTTTTGGTCATTTCCCCTTTTTACTTAACTAAAGGCCGTCCATACTCGGCTGCCCAAATAATGCCCGCGGTATATAAAGTGGGGGGGGTtgtctcctcccctctcccccttACCTAAAGCAACCTTTTGGTAAATGATGTCCCGTTCTGGAGGGTGTGGATTCCTGTGGAAAATGAGCGATCACTCCCAGCTTTGAGGGGGAGCCCAGATGAGTTTCGGGCGGGTGTGCAACCCTGGTAAGTTTCCGGGAGAGCGTGCAGTTTGGGAAGTGCGCCCCCCGGGCGGAACGCAGAACCTACCCAGTTGCTGCTCCGGGGTGAGTATCTGCAGGTCTTGCTTACTCTATTTCTAAAAGATGCGGTTTTGTGTCTAGTCCGCAGTTAACAAAATTGGGGACATGGCCCGTAAAAATCGATTGGATTTACTGCTGGGCAACAAGGGCCAAATGGGCGCCTATTTCTGCGACTCAGAAAAGCTGGTTTCTGGGCCGGCAGATGAAGCAAGTGCGTGCTCTGGGGGAGGGGGCGCTGCCAGTTGGACTGCGCAGCTTCAGCCCTCCGCGGCTGGATAACCGGGCCGGTTCCCGCACGCCGCGGCCGTCCCCACCGCCCAATCCTGGCCACCTAGGTTCCGCCGCGGCCGTTGAGCCGCTTCCGGCGGGGCCCACGTGAAGGCGCCGCGCAACATCCTCCCGGGGCCGGGCGGGGGAGGGGCGGTGGGCGCAGCAGTCTGCCAGCCATGGAGCGGGGCTTGAGGGGCGGCGGAACCGCGATAAGGTAACGCTTCTCGCAGCCCCAGCGGTGGTTGCCGGCTGCACCGTTTCCCACGTCTCCGCATCATCTAACTTCGGTGCCGGTACTCGGCCGTGCTCTCGGCCCGTCCCACTCCGCGCGCAGCCGGGGAGGGATGGGGCCTTGACCTGGGTCGAGGGGAGCTGGGTTTGTTAACTGCCCTTCCCTTTTCCCTTCAGATCCCCTCTGGCCGCCGCATCATGTCCCTCCGCCTCCTCCGCCGCCTCCTTCTCCTCGCAGCCTTGCTGCTAGTGATTGTCTGGACCCTCTTTGGGCCCTCAGGCCTCGGGGAGGAGCTGCTGAGCCTCTGGCTCTCCT encodes the following:
- the RPS18 gene encoding small ribosomal subunit protein uS13, with amino-acid sequence MSLVIPEKFQHILRVLNTNIDGRRKIAFAITAIKGVGRRYAHVVLRKADIDLTKRAGELTEDEVERVITIMQNPRQYKIPDWFLNRQKDVKDGKYSQVLANGLDNKLREDLERLKKIRAHRGLRHFWGLRVRGQHTKTTGRRGRTVGVSKKK